A segment of the Paramisgurnus dabryanus chromosome 5, PD_genome_1.1, whole genome shotgun sequence genome:
ttacgaaccacacagatgataggctacatacatgttgtgacgaacttcgcattgagcaccctcgaaaaaagaagtcaccagcagCCACTCTGCATAATAATTAAAGCCATTTGTGATAACTTGCTAGATAATGGGATGGGAGAAAttctataaatgttttaaaatcaatttgaataacaataacatatatttaaagagtaactaaaccctaaaccaacttttttagttaatgatctgtaagaatgatgctttattactgctgttcattgattttagtaatttttttgacatttggatataaaaggccctattttaacgatctgaaacgcaagtgcgaagcgcagtgcgcaagtgagtttgtgggcggatcttgggcgctgttatTATTTTCCCGgtgtgagaaataactcttgcgccgggcgcaaatcaataaggggttggtctgaagtaggttcattattcataggtgtggtttgggcgtaacgtcaaataaaccaatcagaacgctatccaacattccctttaaacgcaagtgcgcaagttccatggcgggttgctattattatgacggatttaccaggcgtacgccaggagcggaaATAGCCACGGTCTCATCAGCTgacatccccatcgttgcgccaagcgctacaatgatgtcaggagacgggggaatcccaagcttgctagcataaatcgggcacgccgtgtaacaggaggtggatctgcctctacatgaaaatgtattttaaaatgtatatatatgaaaatattttaatcgttatttgcatgagaattttttaacgcagccacacaataaataaaaactatcaccacaatgctatgattccccttatctcgtgtattaatatttttaagtgtaacaatttatgatttgtaaaaataactgttgcatctgtgtagattagatgcaaagtgtatgcgcgttgtgcatgctatacattatggtcaagcatgcgcccttaaaatagcatataaTAAACAAcacgcaacgcgccactgactttaaactttttttttctggtcagtggcgcaattgttttttgaaattgcaaaatagcatcaggcaTGGTTTGCGCCgtaacacgcctccttttttgcgctgaaccgcccagggagcgcaagttcattccctagtttgccgacgtgcgtctgtggaagGAAAAACCCGCTgggcgccggtgcaaaatacgaatgatacatgcgtcactgacaaagtcaattgcgctgggtgcaagatagggcccatagtgtttcaatactacaatatatggtggaaaaacatttgattgctgccctcttcaggttgaacggtggctactgcagtttaattttcccattggatgttgtgtccaaaaaatgactcgtgacgtaagcaggttcaagctcaccacgcccttgttacaaTCTCATCTTCGTgtggatctgcccacttttcttgcatttttcaaatattgccagtgggtggagtcaggctctgaccaggggtttagttactctttaaaaactgaaaattatgTAACAACATACATGTTTCACATTCTTTCTATGAAAATAAAGCATAattctatgtgttgttttttgtagCTTTTGCGACTCTACTAGAAAAACATCCTTGCCGTCCCCTCTTTGGTAATTTTAGAGTATAATCCTAAATTAATCCTTATCTGCTAACTTTAGCTTCTAAATATAGCCTCTCTTGTACACCAGTATGGGCATTTTCAacatcattaaaatattattttgatgTGACTGATCCATTAAGATTTAGACAAAGGATCAGTCATGTCAAATCAGACAGTATCATGTAAGCACCCTTATCTTGTTTCACAACACGCTAAATCATTTATGATGTTTATGGCTATAAGTGGTCCTTTCACGTCCATCAATGACAGCAGCGTGAGTCAGTGCTGTCCACACACTGTTGTGGTTATTCTCCGTTATTTGCATTACCACAGTGCTCTTATGGCAGTCATGCTTGAAGAGGGTTTCTACTCTTATGTCCTTGTATCCTATTATTGGCATGCTATTAATTTCACTTAGGTGTGGCCAAATCAGAGACCTTTGCTCATATAACAAACTtttacatttctaaaagagTCATTATAAGCATGTCACTGGTATTTAATGCATGATCTCCATTGCAATCTGTGGAAGTCTGGCATGAAAGGGTTCGTTGGCACCTTGTTGTTATGGCAGTCTGCCATGTTTGCATGGACAGAATTATGTCATATCCTGATGATGGGTTTTTCTGACCAATGTTTTTGGCTAAAGGTAGTTTTGAATGTTTAGATGTATGCTTATTCCCTTATGCTTTGTCAGTATTGTTTTTAGGGACATTGGGATGTCCCCATTGGCTTTTTTAAGATTCTAAAAGTGCAGAAGTTTCCCTGATACGGTGTGGGACAGTGCTAGGCCATTGTACCTAGAATTATCTgcatataaaaacaataaatgcTAAGGTATGTCCTTTTTTAGGAAAGATATGCACAAGAATTGACTGTTAAAATGTACATAATGACACATTCAAACTTGTGTTACAGTCTTGTATTCACGAgtttgcattaacatgtaatcgatagggaatgagataaagcatatttggcgtgctgtccgaggagagggctccgagctcAGAATTTTAGCCTGAACCCAGAGTACTCCCTTCTCTTTAACTATGATAAATTAATCTAGAtgagagtgaggtgatggggtggaggagggatgctgcaaaaaatccgtcacgggacagaggtgagggactgccatttataggcacctctttgcactgattggttggatcacatgaccatgctcctcccaaacttagttaaataaacttcatgaCCGGAACCTGTTTTTTCCTCAAGAACTTAACTAGATtgctgtttattttatatttcaacACCCACTCTTTCTGTTTAGTGATTTATGCaggtttttaattaaaatgatccTTTTTTTCTCTCAGTTGCACTGTACTAAATTATAAAAGCGTTGCAGGGCAAGTAGTAGATGATATTGCAGTGCTGCTTTGCCTGTTTATCACCTTCATCTATCCATATGTAGATGGGATTTCTTGAAGCTGAGAAAACCTATGAATGCTCCTGCTTATTATAAACatgcaaataaatatttagCCCGGGAGACAAATCTGAACCGTGCAGAGTGATGGCACCGAACTCCCTTCTCAGAACTCAACTGCAATTTATATGCAGATAAACTAATTGACACTCTCTATTTCTTCTCAGAGCTCCATTCAAATCACCTTTGATGACAGCCTTCAGCTCCCAAACTCAGCATCCATTGACCATGTGACTTGTACAGACCAATCGGCACGCAGCATGGTAAGCAGTCAAAGGCACCTACCTGAGCATTTAATGCATGCctttaaatttgcatatttatgtgCATAAACCTTTAGCAAATTAAGGCCAATGTATCCATCCTCTTGTCAAtcctttaatgtttattttttctaTACGTCATATTATAgattattttatgtgttttttcaTAAAGTGCCAACATGTTTTGTCTCTGTTCATCACACTCTTAACCACAACCAGGTCCTGCAGTGCAATTGTTCGGTTGACACCGTAACGTTCCCCGTGACTGTCACTCAGCAGTCACCTGCAGCCGTTTCCATGGAGACCTACCAGATCACGATGGAGCCCATGCAGGCTCAGGTAAAATACAAATGAAACGAATTTGCATTCGCGAGTTTGCATCAGTCTGCATAGCTGCACACTCAACTTTCATTAGTCTGACGTCCTCTCCGGGGCTCTCAGTTTGCCAGTTTTTTCCATCTCAATAGCTTAATGTAGATTGTGAGGTTTAGTGGCTATGAATATTGCATGCGATACTCATCTCAAACAAATGACGGCACTTGGTGCGCAGTGCCACAGTTTAATGTTTCATCTCTGGCTAGTAAAATATGAAGCGGCAGGCGATGATTATATTGCTTTTGCAAATTAAATGCCTTGTGAAATATGTTCCCGGTGTGAAAATATGTTGTATGTGGGCTTCTGTAGCTGAAGGTCTGTCTTGAGGAGGTGGAGGAAGAGGGTCTCCTTGTATCCTGGACTTTCTCCAGGCAACCTCAGCTTTCTTTAACCGTAACATCATGCCAAAGAGTTCATAAAGAGGTAAGAGTCGGCCATTTGGATCATTTCTATAAATCGTTTTTGCCTTAATCTGAGCATAGTTGAGCCAGACCTATGCCcaagaaaacacacatacaaataaagTTGTATACTGTAGGTACAAAGTGTCAGccagatgcataaatgtaacTTGCCAATGTCAGCAAAACGTTCAGTTACTGTGTCCTGCCATTGCAATGATGCTCACTTTAAGGCCAATGTGCCTGTGACACATTAAAACACAATCATTGTTTTTAATGCAAGTCAACAAAAATTGTATCCAAGAAATGATCTACAAGGAGCTATTTGTGTTAAGTGATGCTTATGCTTTGTCTTTTTCACCTTTAGGGATCTGACAGAGCAGCGGACAGCGATATGATTGCCGCCCTGGTCGAGGACACACTGTACACAACACACCCCGCGATGATCCTCAACCTGAGAGCCTGTGTATCAAGCCCTGCGGTAAAAATACCAGTATCCATTGCTATATCACACTGTAGGGGTTATCACCATAGGTCAGCTTTTGAAACTCAGATGCTGTGTTTTGGTTTGATAGCAACACTTGCGTGACATGTTGTGATGCTTGACGTTCTTTATTAGAAAACGCATGCAATTTGCAGGTTATTAAACATTCACACTCCTATTTATAGTTTCCAAGGGCGAAGCAGCTCGGTGGTCTGAACTCTCCGTCTCAGAGCTCACTTGTCAAAAGGATTATGGTACATCAGCTCAAAGCCACCAGTGTCAAGAAAGGTATAAAAAGCACATTCAGTTACACAGTGATGAGAAATGACATGTTTGAACATAAATGTGCCCACTCCTTTTTTAAATCCTCATAAAACCACATTAGTCTTATGGGACAAGCTGTTGGCGTTTTCTGAGAAACCTGATGTCACTTTGcgtaagccccgcccacaaccgTCCAAACACCACAATTAGGTCATAATTTctattttaaagagcacatattgtCTGACTCACATTTTAAcatttccttttgtgtgtaagtgtgtattagtacaagttaacgatatgcaaaaggtacataccccaaagtaaacaatgacgcggtTGGtggggattggtgatgtagacaagaccaacaTATCATAATTCCACACCCCAAAATTTAAATTTTCAGCGTAGGGTATTTCCACCTAAAACTTGCAAATACAGGCACATTCTAGGGACACCTGAtattaatattacattttagGTAACCCTTATGCTTGCTCAGTGTTATATGCAATTATTTTCTATAAAACTGATTTCTATAAGCTTATTGTCAAAAGCACTGtacaaataaagttaaagtgattttttttttcgaaTGCATTTACCCATTTGGCAGACactacaatacaatacaatacaatacaatacaaagttagttactgtgcattcactcatacatttttatcagtatatgtgtGTCCTGGGAATCTCACCCCCTTGACCTTTTTTGCTATTAACGCAATGGTCTACCAGTTGATTTTTAGAGAAATATAAACACTGTAATATTGGGTAgagaaaaaggaatttttttttttatttaaaaatttgatcctgtatagctcagtggtagacaATTACGTTAGAAGTGCAAAAGGtgatgggttcgaacccagggaacacatattgataaaaatgtataccttgtaatgcactgtaagtcataAAAGGGtctgtgtaaatgtaaatataacaagtttatagaaatatatatttttggagTAACTATTTAGGATTTTTAAAGTTGgaaaaactttaaacaattaaaCGATTGTGAATTAAAGTCTGTGCACTTTTATAATGCAGAATGTCTgtttttcttcataaatgtttttcttaactctttcccaggATGTCAGACTCATTCTGGAGAGCTTTGTTGTGTTCTGAGTCTGGACACTCCCTCCATTGAACGAAGAACAGGCTTCCTTACTCTTTCCTCTACTACTGGAGCAGCCCTGCACTGGAATGATGACATTACACTGTAAGTATCATAGATATGCATCAgtgaaaacactgtaaaaagaaaCCATCTGAGTAAGgccatttttattcattttactgCATCATACTAGACTGATAGCCTTTTGAATTTATAAACACCTGCCATTCAACTCAAAGAAagcctgtttttcaaattcCTCTTGTTTTTGTCATGAATGAAGGTGTGAAGCTGCATGTAGCTCCACCATTGGCTCTGTGAATGCCAACTCCCAGTGAAACAAAGAGCTATTTAGCACATTTAATTACAACCATTCCCAACACATCACCATCTCCTGTGTTGCCAGTTAGCAGATTGGTCAATTTAGTTCTTATGGCCAACACACAGATTGCTGATGTAGAGCCATGTGGGATACGTCTCTAACAATGCTAATTTAATACAGAAATATCCCAGCTCCTCTATTATTAAACTAATTTTAGTGTGTGTTGTATTACAGAGCATACGTAGTGtttgtgataaaaaaaatgctgttctTAAATTGTGTCTATTAGGGATTTAGCACCAGAAACCAAAGAACTCAAAGTGAGGCTTGTGGAGAAAAACAGCAAGGGAGAGCGTGAGTCATATCAGTGTTTGTAAGATTACAGTGGGCAAATTCCTGCAACAGTCTGTTTTGCATTACATAATATACTTGTATTTCTTGTTTTAGAGTTTTTGCCTGGTCATGCTTCCTTACCATTGGATCCCTCTAAAAAGATTCCTAATGGACAACACAAGCTGTCCGTCACTCCGGGTCATGGTTTGGCTCCAACTGCTATCATAACATTAGAGGTGAGCGGCGTCTTACATTAGAGCTTATGACTGAAATTATAATGGTTGGCAGATGAATGAAAAGATTATCGTAACAGTGTGCAAAACAATTTGGTTTATTAGTGGGTAGCTGAATAAATTTGAGTTACTTTGATTTACTTTGAGAAGCACAATGATAAGTCCCTGTTTAAAAAGTCAATGTGaattatttaaaggaaaacatatCTTATTACATCGGTACATCCTGTGAACTGAGCACTCAGCTTGTCTCTGATTAACTAGATAACTGAACTGTTTCTTAATTTAACCTAGTACCTTGTTTACAATGGACTTGTTAGACACACAATCTGGTACAAATTCAGGTACAAAAGAAgagaataattttttatagtATAAACAGAGATATGCAACAATAAGATTGCCATTGTTTGAAGAAACGTCTGGTTGtactataataattatattcATATTTCTCCGTCCCTATAGCTGTTGTGTTTGGAGTCCAGTGATTTACGTTCTTGTCAGAACGTCACACCTCTGCGATCCTCAGTCACCCCGTCAAAAAAGGTGGATGTGGACCGTACCATCATGCCTGACGGCACAATTGTCACCACAGTGACCACCATCCAATCACGACTGAAACTAGACCGTAAACTAGGTACGGGTTGTTTCTTACAAGATCATTAAGAGCACACATGCCTTTCTTTAGGGATTATATTTGGCAGCTGTATCTCATCCAGTTTCCTCTTCTGTACCTGCAGGAGACTCTCCGTCTAGGTCTCCTTCAAAGGTGGAGGTGACTGAAAAGACTTCCACTGTGCTCACCAACAGCTCGCAGAGCTCCAGTGCCAGCACCACTCCCAACAGTGAGCTCTTTATTAAGGCTACATAACGTTTACATAACAACAATGTAGTACAAAACGGAAAAGTTTTCCTTtgcattttagaaaaaaatgcacTTACAACCACAATGTTAACTCATTCCCATCagccttttatttattttcacaaaggtttcacaaaatgccttccaggaaaattctcttctataaatatataaacaaacaaatatatcaaataaaagaacataCCTTCTgctttataaacaaacaaacaaaatgggaaaaacatttcatcctaactagatttttttctctgcttataaactcttaaatatggttatttttcttttaaaaaatgttttgctaaaagctgaaataattgcatttttgtgaagaaatttTGTCAGAGATCAGATTcggaacgattatcaaaacatacatgtagtgtaaaataaaataaagaatttgcatacatgttttataaatatctAGTGTATAATAGCGGTATTACAGATCTCCATAAAAACTCACCAGGAACACGTGTTTTTCATGCAATTGTTTTCTCTTAGagatggcggggaaagagttaaaaagattcatgtttacactgatttgcgaaaactacaaaaaaaaaaacggagcTGCATTGCATTGTGTCGCAACGCGCATGGGTCAAACGTGTCACGGACGAGTAcaataaactatgctttgcaatgGCTGTGAATTCGACCGTGCACGTAAAACAACAGACTTTACTTTGGGCTTGAGGCAGGTTTTTGTGTCCGTGTAGTATAAAGCACCAAAATTTCATAAACTTTGTTAAAGATGCATTAATAAGCTCAGTGTCTTGACACAGCACAAACACAGTCATTTAGGCTGCCATTGTTGTTTTGATTAGGCTATACTCGTGCAtgactacactgcaaaaaaatatttacttagtatttttttgtgttttcagtatataaaaaaaatattttcttgatgagcaaaaatgtattttcttgatgagcaaaatgacctaataaaataagtctagtttttaaacaaaaaatatacaatttaagtaattttgtgcttccaaaaagtaaacaaaatctgctaatggggtaagaaaatttttcttgaattgagtgtttaagaaaagggttcaag
Coding sequences within it:
- the c2cd2l gene encoding phospholipid transfer protein C2CD2L isoform X1 — translated: MTTFQDVNWLVQVVLFCASLLVVLAWLVQFSLALLRPGQGTRVQGKRETPWQLPLSLTHQTLTGGVWGSLLRLRPGRDGVGSDTEAGVKGLLSSLFAFKSFREHWQRAWVRALNEQACRQGSSIQITFDDSLQLPNSASIDHVTCTDQSARSMVLQCNCSVDTVTFPVTVTQQSPAAVSMETYQITMEPMQAQLKVCLEEVEEEGLLVSWTFSRQPQLSLTVTSCQRVHKEGSDRAADSDMIAALVEDTLYTTHPAMILNLRACVSSPAFPRAKQLGGLNSPSQSSLVKRIMVHQLKATSVKKGCQTHSGELCCVLSLDTPSIERRTGFLTLSSTTGAALHWNDDITLDLAPETKELKVRLVEKNSKGEQFLPGHASLPLDPSKKIPNGQHKLSVTPGHGLAPTAIITLELLCLESSDLRSCQNVTPLRSSVTPSKKVDVDRTIMPDGTIVTTVTTIQSRLKLDRKLGDSPSRSPSKVEVTEKTSTVLTNSSQSSSASTTPNTEGTLPNGLDPVAETAIRQLTESASKVPKKTPTKRSTLIISGVSKVPITEDDSGISVSYAAAMDAALQGAHSPSGAPNNHGAGPHQDAEETTPSDASERPSVDDAESETGSTGALETRSLKDHKVGFLRSGTKLLFRRKHREKEPSFSQSHEDVSNLGNDSSTASCSSSSRKKSGSFSRRLIKRFSFRSSKTKGKSSTANGGAKTADN
- the c2cd2l gene encoding phospholipid transfer protein C2CD2L isoform X2; the protein is MTTFQDVNWLVQVVLFCASLLVVLAWLVQFSLALLRPGQGTRVQGKRETPWQLPLSLTHQTLTGGVWGSLLRLRPGRDGVGSDTEAGVKGLLSSLFAFKSFREHWQRAWVRALNEQACRQGSSIQITFDDSLQLPNSASIDHVTCTDQSARSMVLQCNCSVDTVTFPVTVTQQSPAAVSMETYQITMEPMQAQLKVCLEEVEEEGLLVSWTFSRQPQLSLTVTSCQRVHKEGSDRAADSDMIAALVEDTLYTTHPAMILNLRACVSSPAFPRAKQLGGLNSPSQSSLVKRIMVHQLKATSVKKGCQTHSGELCCVLSLDTPSIERRTGFLTLSSTTGAALHWNDDITLDLAPETKELKVRLVEKNSKGEQFLPGHASLPLDPSKKIPNGQHKLSVTPGHGLAPTAIITLELLCLESSDLRSCQNVTPLRSSVTPSKKVDVDRTIMPDGTIVTTVTTIQSRLKLDRKLGDSPSRSPSKVEVTEKTSTVLTNSSQSSSASTTPNKGTLPNGLDPVAETAIRQLTESASKVPKKTPTKRSTLIISGVSKVPITEDDSGISVSYAAAMDAALQGAHSPSGAPNNHGAGPHQDAEETTPSDASERPSVDDAESETGSTGALETRSLKDHKVGFLRSGTKLLFRRKHREKEPSFSQSHEDVSNLGNDSSTASCSSSSRKKSGSFSRRLIKRFSFRSSKTKGKSSTANGGAKTADN